DNA from Polaribacter sp. NJDZ03:
TGGCGAAACGTATTCAGCAAATGGGAGCTTCTACAAAAATTGGAGAAGTTCAAATTAAAAACTTACCATCCGAAGGAAGAAATTTTACAAGGCTTACAAGTTTGTCTCCGTTGCAAGGAGCCGGAAGTCTAAATTTAGGAGGTCAAAGAAGTACGTCTACAAATGTAACTATCGATGGTGTTAATTTTAGAAACACTTTAACAGCAGGCGAGGTTGGTAAAGGTCCTTATACGATTTCTCAAGAAGCCATTAGAGAATTTGAGGTTTCTACAAATGATTATGATGTAAGCCAAGGTAGACAAGGTGGTGGTTCTATTACTTCTGTAACAAAATCTGGTACTAATGAGTTTGAGGGAAGTGCTTTCTTTTACCACAGATCAGACAATCTTCAAAGTCAATATACAATACAAGGACAAGATAGAGAAGCAGATTTTTATAACTCTCAATCTGGTTTTAGTTTAGGAGGTCCAATAATTAAAGATAAATTACATTTTTTCTTAGTTTATGAAAGACAAGATGCAGGAGATCCTCAATTTATTGCAAACATACAAAGTGATAATGATGCAAATAATTTACAAATTTCAGAAGAAAGTTTAAATCGTTTTTTACAAATAGGTAGAGATAAATATGGTTTAAGTGATTCTCAGCAAGTAGGGCAGTTTGATAGAGTGACAGAAGCTAATAATTTATTTTTTAGATTAGATTGGCAAATTAATGATAAGCACAGATTAACGTTTAGAAACTTATATAATAAATGGGATAATCCTTTAAGTGTAAGTGATAATTCTAATATAGAGGTTGCAGAATCTTATTCTGATTTTGAATCAAAAGAAAATAGTATGTTTCTGTCATTACGTTCTGCTTTTTCATCGAGTGTAACGAATGAGTTTAAAGTACAATACCAACATGCAGAACGTGTTTTTGGACCTAATTCAGAATTGCCTTCACAAAATATACCAAGAGCAATTGTACAGGTAGAATCTGTTTTACCAAATGGTAATAGCAGTAGTAGAAGTGTACAGTTAGGAGGACAACGTTATTCACCAGAAACTAATTTAGAAAATCAACTTCAGATTTCAAATACAACATATCTTAGTGCAGGTAAATTTAACTTTACGTTTGGTACAGATAACTTAATTACTTACTTAGAAACGCAATTATCTAATGAGCAAAATGGTCGTTTTTTCTTTGATTCTTTAGATGATTTCGAAAACTTAAACGCTTCTAGATACGCAAGAGAAGTACCTTTACAAGGATCTTCTTTAGTAAAACAAACTGTTTTAGATTTATCACTTTTTGCTCAAGTAGAATTTGATATAAATCCTAATTTAAATATTGCAGCAGGTATCCGTTATGATGCAACAGCATTTTTAGATGATGCAGAATATAATCCTTTAGTGGATCAAGAATTAGGAATTCGTACCGATGTAAAACCAGAAGATTTTGATAATATTCAACCAAGAGTTCAATTAACTTGGAATATTGAAGGGAATGATACTGATATTTTAAAAATTGGTGGAGGTGTATTTACTTCTCAACCACATTATTATGCACAAGTTAATAACATTCAAAATAGTGGTACTTTATTAGGTGCTATTGATGTTACAGGAGCAAATGTACCAACCCCAGATTTTGAAGCATATAGAAATGACCCAAGTACTGTACCTGGTGTTCCAGCAGGAGTAACTCCATTTTCTACTATAAATGCGGTAAGTCCAGATTTTGAAGTACCAACCATTTATAAAGCAAACGTAAATTATACACACTTTTTTGGAGATAGATATAGTTTAGGAGTTAATGCTGTTTTTAGTCATACAAAAAACAACTATGTATACCAGGAAGCAAATTTAGTAGCAGAACCTTATTTTGTAACGCCACAAGGTAGAGAGGTTTTTGTACCTGCAAATACAATTTCTGCAAATGGTAGTACAGATTGGACGGAATCTAGAGAATCTGATTTAGTAGGTAGAACTTTAGTGTTAACTTCTGATGGAGTTTTAGATAACCTTGCTTTAGTAGTAGATGGTTCTGCAAGAATAGGAAAAGATGGTTATGTAAATGCAAGTTTTACTGTAAATCGTTCTAAAGACAATTCTTCTTACAACTGTTGTGTTGCTAATACGTCTACTTTTCTTCCTGTTAAAGGAGATCCTAGAGATTTAAATTATGGTTATTCTG
Protein-coding regions in this window:
- a CDS encoding TonB-dependent receptor, translating into MKLSVVKNRLSISMMITFGVLFFNIHQSFGQATNASVKGVITDKSGEPLMGATVIVKNTSTGFSSGATTSETGSYKIQQLPLGGPYSVTAKYLGFTDIVHKGFLLNLNDALTVDFVLQESATSLDEIVISSNSMAKRIQQMGASTKIGEVQIKNLPSEGRNFTRLTSLSPLQGAGSLNLGGQRSTSTNVTIDGVNFRNTLTAGEVGKGPYTISQEAIREFEVSTNDYDVSQGRQGGGSITSVTKSGTNEFEGSAFFYHRSDNLQSQYTIQGQDREADFYNSQSGFSLGGPIIKDKLHFFLVYERQDAGDPQFIANIQSDNDANNLQISEESLNRFLQIGRDKYGLSDSQQVGQFDRVTEANNLFFRLDWQINDKHRLTFRNLYNKWDNPLSVSDNSNIEVAESYSDFESKENSMFLSLRSAFSSSVTNEFKVQYQHAERVFGPNSELPSQNIPRAIVQVESVLPNGNSSSRSVQLGGQRYSPETNLENQLQISNTTYLSAGKFNFTFGTDNLITYLETQLSNEQNGRFFFDSLDDFENLNASRYAREVPLQGSSLVKQTVLDLSLFAQVEFDINPNLNIAAGIRYDATAFLDDAEYNPLVDQELGIRTDVKPEDFDNIQPRVQLTWNIEGNDTDILKIGGGVFTSQPHYYAQVNNIQNSGTLLGAIDVTGANVPTPDFEAYRNDPSTVPGVPAGVTPFSTINAVSPDFEVPTIYKANVNYTHFFGDRYSLGVNAVFSHTKNNYVYQEANLVAEPYFVTPQGREVFVPANTISANGSTDWTESRESDLVGRTLVLTSDGVLDNLALVVDGSARIGKDGYVNASFTVNRSKDNSSYNCCVANTSTFLPVKGDPRDLNYGYSDNHFDTKVVVNGATPTWKGFTLGATIVGTGGTRYSLEAGGNRSANGDFNLSNEIAYIFNPNDASTPQYIKDSYNEVLNDPETSQGFKDYLKESYGSFAERNGGKNPFSATVDLRLVKKFSFLNSKHALEISADVFNFMNLLNKEWGRSHNFGNRNFMNINGFDQSTNSYEYNIQTGAGTEPINGTPWRLQFGVRYSFN